One window of Esox lucius isolate fEsoLuc1 chromosome 25, fEsoLuc1.pri, whole genome shotgun sequence genomic DNA carries:
- the LOC105020903 gene encoding ecto-ADP-ribosyltransferase 4-like, with amino-acid sequence MSTLQYLVWVRTWRQSRVSLGIVDSKTIPQHGLLNNSTVHNNPLDNAVPRDMAPNIVNDDYKGSRPEKHKKGSDKDPLTIILSMVEDAVDDMYYGCTVKMKYKVNNEYLTNETNQELFNKSWVKTKECLENVQKRFKKEKEKYNDLAFEDDHKKAICAYTAKEPQIYDAFNQDVRTQNNQYTATFKYHTLHFWLTDAIRLLKENQQHCYITYRRTKDIYIGRVNDKMRFGYFASSSLDKNSNDKFGEESCFEIFTCFGAYLKSYPGLGNSQKEVLIPPYEVFKITAVSKKEKKNKDNSLWCNTVYKLESHGCQSNLNCNMVPD; translated from the exons ATGAGTACGCTGCAGTATCTGGTCTGGGTCAGAACTTGGCGGCAGAGCCGAGTCAGCCTGGGAAT TGTGGATTCGAAAACG ATTCCTCAGCATGGCCTCCTCAACAACTCAACCGTGCACAATAATCCCCTGGACAACGCTGTACCCCGAGACATGGCTCCTAACATTGTCAATGATGACTACAAGGGTAGCAGACCTGAAAAGCACAAGAAG GGTTCTGATAAAGATCCTCTGACAATCATCTTATCAATGGTCGAGGATGCTGTGGATGACATGTATTATGGATGCACTGTAAAAATGAAGTACAAAGTAAATAATGAATATCTTACAAATGAAACGAACCAGGAACTATTTAATAAAAGTTGGGTAAAGACAAAGGAATGTctagaaaatgtacagaaacgattcaaaaaagagaaagaaaagtatAATGATTTAGCATTTGAAGATGATCACAAAAAAGCCATCTGTGCTTATACGGCTAAGGAACCCCAGATATATGATGCATTCAACCAAGACGTCCGCACCCAAAATAATCAGTATACAGCAACCTTCAAGTACCATACTCTGCATTTTTGGCTCACGGATGCTATCCgtcttttgaaagaaaatcaacAGCACTGTTATATCACTTATAGAAGAACAAAGGACATATATATTGGTAGAGTTAACGACAAGATGAGATTTGGATATTTTGCATCCAGCTCCCTGGATAAGAATAGTAATGACAAATTTGGAGAAGAGTCCTGCTTTgaaatatttacatgttttggcGCATACCTAAAATCCTACCCTGGTTTGGGGAACAGTCAAAAAGAGGTGTTGATTCCACCCTACGAAGTCTTCAAAATTACTGCTGTGagtaagaaagaaaagaaaaataaagataaTAGCCTTTGGTGCAATACTGTGTACAAACTAGAGAGTCATGGATGTCAAAGTAACCTGAACTGCAACATGGTCCCTGATTAA